The DNA window GATAGGAGGTGAGCAGGAGCATTCCGGAGGAAAAAATGAATATTAGCGACGTCGCGAAAAAAACCGGTTTAACCAGCAAGACGATTCGTTTTTACGAAGAGAAAGCGCTGATTACCGCCCCGATTCGCAGCGACAACGGTTACCGCCACTATTCCGCCAGGCATGTCGAAGAGTTGACGCTGCTGCGCCAGGCGCGGCAGGTGGGCTTCAACCTGGACGAGTGCCGCGAGCTGGTGGCATTATTCAACGATCCGGCTCGCCACAGCGCCGACGTGAAGGCGCGCACGCTGCAGAAGGTGGCGGAGATCGAAAAGCACATCAGCGAACTGGGTGAAATGCGCCAGCGTCTGCTTACGCTGGCGGAACAATGCCCGGGTGACGAGGGAGCCGAGTGCCCCATCATCAATAATCTGGCGGGGTGTTGCCGTTCGAATTAACGGTTGATGGCGCGGATCACCAGCGTGACGCCTTCCACTGCCACCACTTCCACCTCGGTGCCGGCGGGCAGATCTTCCGCCGCCTGCGCACGCCAACTGCTGTCGCCGATATTGATGCGCCCCATGCCGTTGTGCATCGGCTCCGTCAGCGTGGCGCGGGTGCCGATCAACTGCCGGTTGCGCTGGTTGAGCACCGGCGAACCGCCGGATGCGGCCGCCGGGCGCCGGCGCAGCCAGTACCACCACAGGTAGGCGACGACGACGGTCAGGACGGCGAAGATCACGCCCTGCCATTCCCAGGTGAGCGTCGGCAGTAGCCAGATCAAGGCGCCGACCAACAGCGCCGCCACGCCGCTCCACAGCAGGTAGCCACCGGCGCCGAGCATTTCCGCCGCCAGCAACAGGCCCCCGAGGGAGAGCCAGAACCACAGCGGATTCGCCGCGATCAGTTCGAGCATGATTATTTGCCTTTGCTTTCTTTCAGCAGTTCGGTAATGCCGCCGATCGAGCCGAGCAGGCTGCTGGCGTCCAGCGGCATCATCACCACCTTGCTGTTGTTGGAGGAACCGATCTTCTGCAGCGCGTCGGTGTATTTCTGCGCCACGAAGTAGTTCACCGCCTGAATGTTGCCGCTGGCGATGGCGTCGGACACCAGCTGGGTAGCGCGCGCCTCGGCCTCGGCGGCGCGTTCACGCGCTTCCGCCTGCAGGAATGCCGATTGGCGCTCGCCTTCGGCCTTCAGGATCTGCGATTGTTTCTCCCCTTCGGCGCGCAGAATGGCCGCCTGACGCACCCCTTCTGCCTCCAGGATGTCGGCGCGCTTGGTACGCTCGGCCTTCATCTGGGCGTTCATCGAG is part of the Serratia surfactantfaciens genome and encodes:
- a CDS encoding NfeD family protein yields the protein MLELIAANPLWFWLSLGGLLLAAEMLGAGGYLLWSGVAALLVGALIWLLPTLTWEWQGVIFAVLTVVVAYLWWYWLRRRPAAASGGSPVLNQRNRQLIGTRATLTEPMHNGMGRINIGDSSWRAQAAEDLPAGTEVEVVAVEGVTLVIRAINR
- the cueR gene encoding Cu(I)-responsive transcriptional regulator yields the protein MNISDVAKKTGLTSKTIRFYEEKALITAPIRSDNGYRHYSARHVEELTLLRQARQVGFNLDECRELVALFNDPARHSADVKARTLQKVAEIEKHISELGEMRQRLLTLAEQCPGDEGAECPIINNLAGCCRSN